In Ipomoea triloba cultivar NCNSP0323 chromosome 7, ASM357664v1, a single genomic region encodes these proteins:
- the LOC116025052 gene encoding putative late blight resistance protein homolog R1A-10, whose amino-acid sequence MPNIPTSPGFDEIVVGFEDETENITGLLIRGPKELDVVSITGMAGLGKTTLARKVFYHKPVIDWFHFRAWCCVSQEYDKNRVFHEIFSQVSDDMSKDDTDEVLLEILMKKCKDEQSWVDTAEALRMALRGKCKGHKIRDDTTEVLYESLIKMSEDDNSWKKISSTLHESIMEKWENTKNWDDIAKPLYESLIVNFEDNNEMSPKFPVERHKDIKMWEDITSVISQSKIVDKKDIRRTDDEVGNLFKSLQDLAEVLFKNMNEKCQGNDSWKEMLETLFKSLNDIVETLLISLNKKCKDSKSWDDNIAEKLRKKLLGQRYLIVLDDVWRKKAWDELSRAFPLGAEGSRIILTSREKEVGKYPRSGADPYSLRFFTTEESQDLLQLKLSKGNVGPPELKEFGRQIAERCGGVPLVVVLVAGILQKKIEEKYFSWNEFLQSLSSHIRGDESRSMDVIALSYKHLPEHLKPCLLYFGAFPEDHEIPVSKLIQLWMAEGFVKHIKKKVLEDEAEDYLNHLIGSNLIMVSTRGYNNGSVRTCRIHDLVGSFCLTKAEEDKFLMQTDSEKTSPHSELTSTYDRFCLLKRNDKYLSPDSATSLNPSLGTLLCFSSHNPNLGTHSLFASEVDPSSGLWVASTFKLVRVLDLESVFVGKSFLSMVEFLLCLRYLAVCLKGCGSVPQPSLERLHHLETFKVKSSVDLHLSSMIWNLEGLRHLHIDHYCHWCLYYGGNFFSIPPKPLNLQTFSVPILFASRKDEDLLRKLPHLQKLRCRFSTSWYMNCHRFPELGFLDQLESLEACYTSDHLNAPISSVFDFPPSLKELTLHKFRLPWDSISVIATLPRLESLELFSAFDGEQWDVEEGNFRELKFLRICESRIVRWNATAESFPKLERLVLAKCRHLEEVPSDFQDIITLQVIEIDQCNSSVARSVKKIQEEMEALGNENLNVRVLNSDLELGNWYL is encoded by the coding sequence ATGCCTAACATCCCAACATCTCCCGGTTTTGATGAAATTGTGGTGGGATTTGAGGATGAAACTGAAAACATAACAGGCCTGCTGATTAGAGGACCAAAAGAGCTAGATGTTGTATCGATTACTGGTATGGCTGGGCTCGGCAAGACAACTCTGGCCAGAAAGGTGTTTTACCATAAACCTGTTATTGATTGGTTTCATTTTCGGGCATGGTGCTGTGTCTCTCAAGAATATGACAAGAACCGTGTATTCCATGAAATTTTTAGTCAAGTTTCAGACGATATGAGTAAGGATGATACAGATGAAGTGCTGCTTGAAATTTTAATGAAAAAGTGCAAAGATGAGCAAAGCTGGGTTGATACTGCTGAAGCCCTACGCATGGCCCTACGGGGGAAGTGTAAAGGCCACAAGATTAGGGATGATACGACTGAAGTGTTGTATGAAAGTTTAATAAAAATGAGCGAAGATGATAACAGCTGGAAAAAGATATCTAGTACACTGCACGAAAGCATAATGGAGAAGTGGGAAAACACCAAGAATTGGGATGATATTGCTAAGCCGTTGTATGAAAGCTTAATTGTGAATTTTGAAGACAATAATGAAATGTCTCCCAAATTCCCAGTGGAAAGGCACAAAGACATTAAGATGTGGGAAGACATAACAAGTGTGATAAGCCAAAGCAAAATTGTAGACAAAAAAGACATTAGGAGAACAGATGATGAAGTTGGGAATTTGTTCAAAAGCCTACAAGATCTAGCTGAGGTGTTGTTCAAAAACATGAATGAAAAGTGCCAAGGGAATGACAGTTGGAAAGAAATGCTGGAAACATTATTCAAAAGCTTAAATGATATAGTTGAAACTTTGCTCATAAGCTTAAATAAGAAATGCAAAGACAGTAAAAGCTGGGATGACAACATAGCTGAGAAGCTACGCAAGAAACTGCTAGGACAAAGATACCTCATTGTGTTGGATGATGTTTGGAGAAAAAAAGCATGGGATGAGTTAAGTAGAGCTTTTCCCTTGGGCGCAGAAGGAAGCAGAATCATCTTAACAAGTAGAGAAAAAGAAGTTGGAAAATATCCCAGGTCTGGTGCTGATCCCTATTCTCTTCGTTTTTTCACTACTGAAGAGAGCCAAGATTTACTGCAGTTAAAGCTATCTAAAGGGAATGTTGGCCCTCCAGAGCTAAAGGAATTTGGGAGACAGATAGCAGAAAGATGTGGTGGAGTACCTTTGGTGGTTGTTTTGGTAGCTGGTATTCTACAAAAAAAGATTGAAGAAAAATACTTCTCGTGGAATGAATTTCTTCAAAGTTTAAGCTCACATATCAGGGGAGATGAATCTCGGAGCATGGATGTAATAGCATTGAGTTACAAGCATTTACCTGAGCATTTAAAGCCATGCCTTCTTTACTTTGGGGCATTCCCAGAGGACCACGAAATTCCAGTCTCGAAATTGATACAGCTGTGGATGGCTGAAGGGTTTGTGAAACACATAAAAAAGAAGGTATTGGAGGATGAAGCAGAGGACTACCTGAATCATCTAATTGGTAGTAACCTAATAATGGTTTCCACCAGGGGATACAATAATGGCAGTGTCAGAACATGCCGTATTCATGATCTGGTAGGTAGCTTTTGTCTGACAAAAGCCGAGGAAGATAAATTCTTGATGCAAACAGACAGTGAAAAAACCAGCCCACATTCGGAATTGACTTCTACTTATGATCGGTTTTGTTTGCTTAAAAGGAATGATAAATATCTTTCTCCTGATTCAGCTACGTCACTTAATCCTAGTCTTGGCACACTTTTGTGCTTTTCATCACATAATCCTAACCTTGGCACACATTCCCTCTTTGCATCGGAGGTGGATCCTTCCTCTGGTTTATGGGTAGCTAGCACATTCAAACTTGTGAGAGTACTGGACTTGGAGTCCGTATTTGTGGGCAAATCATTTTTGTCCATGGTGGAGTTTCTCCTTTGTTTAAGGTACCTTGCTGTTTGTCTAAAAGGTTGTGGTTCAGTTCCACAGCCATCTCTAGAGCGTCTTCACCATCTAGAAACATTCAAGGTGAAATCAAGTGTGGATTTGCATTTATCATCCATGATTTGGAATTTAGAGGGTTTGAGACATTTGCATATAGATCACTATTGTCATTGGTGCCTCTACTATGGGGgaaatttttttagtatacCCCCGAAGCCTTTAAATCTCCAAACCTTTTCCGTCCCGATCCTATTCGCCTCACGCAAGGATGAGGATCTGTTGAGGAAGCTTCCTCATCTCCAAAAACTTAGATGCAGATTTTCAACATCATGGTATATGAATTGCCATAGATTCCCTGAGTTGGGATTTCTTGATCAACTTGAATCTCTGGAAGCATGTTACACCAGTGACCATCTGAATGCACCAATCTCCTCTGTGTTTGACTTTCCACCAAGTCTCAAGGAATTGACACTCCACAAGTTTCGCCTGCCATGGGATAGCATTTCAGTAATTGCCACGCTGCCCCGTCTTGAGTCTCTTGAACTGTTCTCAGCATTTGATGGTGAGCAATGGGATGTTGAGGAAGGGAACTTCCGCGAACTCAAGTTCTTGAGAATATGCGAATCCAGGATTGTGAGATGGAATGCCACTGCTGAATCTTTTCCCAAACTTGAGCGACTGGTT